The genomic DNA GAATTGCGCTCGGACGGCAAGCAGGTGGCAACGGCCCAGGTCCGCTGGACCGGCAAACTGCCGTCTTCGGCGGGTGATGACAAGCCCGCGTTCGTCTGCTGGCTCAACGGCAATCCGGTGTTCGTGCGTGACGGCGAAGTCCTTCATACCGTGCTGGGAGATCAGCTCATCCTTGAAGGGGTGTGGGGAAGCGATCTCAAGGAGATCGTCAATTTGAAGGGGTTCGTTGCCATTCCCTGGGCCAACAACGGTCAGGACATGGGGTGGGAGATCATCCTCGACCCCGATAATTTCATGGGAAAATACGCCATGGCGACCGATCGGCCGGACGCGACCCGGTTCAAGGTGGTCCGCGAGACCCCCGGGGTGCCCAGCGCCTCGTTCTATGTGGACATCGTGCCGCGCAAGGTGCTCGCACTCAGGCTGGCCGACAAGCGCGGCCAGAACCTCCTCATCCCCTGGACCTCAGGCGGCAGTTACCGGCTGCCCGCAGGAGAGTACGTGCTTGAGGCGGCCTGGAGCAACGGTCCGGGCAACAAGCTCATGGCCACAGCCGGGGACATGCCCTTGTCCGAAGGGGAGAGCTTTACCGTGAAGATAGGTAATCCGCTGCCCTTGACTGTCCGTCAGGCAACCACCTTTGACGGTCTTGGCACCATGACCTTTACCGCAGGCAGTTTCGCGGAACTCCCCTCGGCTATCAATTGATGCCCACTCATTAGAAATTTATATGATGCAGGAAAACCCCGGAAGATAACTTCCGGGGTTTTTCATTGTGATTTGCTCTGTTCCACACCCTGGCAGAAGCCGGTTCTGGCGGCTCGTGTCCTATTGTTGAACTACAGCTTCATGTCGCCGGTGGAGAATTTCTTTTCCAGTATGTTGGAAAGCTGAATGAGCGGGTAGCAGACTGCGAAGTAGAGCAGTCCGACAAGTCCGAACACCATGATGCCTTCCGGTACGCGCTGAACGGTGAGCCAACCTGCGCGGGTGATGTCCGTCAGGCCGATGACTGAGACGATGGACGAGTCCTTGATGAGCAGCACGTACTGGCCGACAAGGGCGGGCAGGGCCATGCGCAGGGCTTGCGGCAGGATGACCAGGCGCATGGCCTGGCTACGGGTGTGGCCCAGTGACCGGCACGCCTCTTCCTGGCCCGGGGGCACGGCCTGAATGGCTGCCGATACGATCTCGCAGATGTAGGAACCCGCGTAGATGGTCAGGCTGACCACCGCAGCCGTGAAGGCCTCCATCTGCAATCCGAATTCCGGCAGGATGAAGAATATGATGAACAACTGGACCAGAAACGGTGTGCCGCGCATGAAATCCACGTAAAGCGACAGGATGCGGGACAGGAACGTGCCTCTGTTCGAGCGCAGAATGCCGGCGATGGTCCCGATGACGGTGCCGCCGACAAGGCTCAGGGCGGAGACCGCCACGGTCATGCCCATGCCTTTGTAGAACATGGGCATGCTGTTCATGAGTTGATCGAAATAGAAACCCCACATGGTTTATGCGCTCCTGAAGCGCATCATGCGCATCTGATAGAATTTGCTCAGCCCCTTGAGCACGTAGTAAACGAGCAGGTACAGGGCGGCCACGGTCAGGAAGGCTTCGGACGGCATGAATCGCTCGGAGTTCAGAATCTGCCCTGCGCGCGTCAGTTCCATCACCGAGATGAGGGACAGGACAGCGGAGTCCTTGACCAGGACTATGGCCTGACCGAGCATTGTGGGCAGTGTGTTGGCGAGAGCCTGGGGCAAAAGGATGTAGAAAAAGCGTTGGTAGACATTGAACCCCTGTCCCATGGCGGCTTCCACCTGGCCGCCAGGAATGCCTTTGATCCCGGCGCGCAGGATCTCTGCCACATATGCTCCCGAATTGACGGAAAGAGCCACGATGCCGGTGGTCAGTTCGCTTACCTGAATTCCCAGCGACGGGAGCCCGAAATAGAGAAAATAGAGTTGGGCCAGAAGGGGCGTGGAGCGGATTACCTCGATGAAGACCACGGCCGGAGCAGACAGTATCCTGATGCCTGAGATACGGCAGGAACAGGCGATCATGCCCACGATGAGCGAGCCTATGATGCCGACCAGTGAAATCCAGACAGTCTGGTACAGCCCGTCCATGAAGAGGGGCATGTACTCCCATATGATGCGAAAATTGAAATATTCGAGCATGTGCGCTGAATCCGTATGGAGATGCGCCATGCCCCCGGCGGGACATGGCGCATCGCTGACGGTCTAGTGATCTTTTTCCCAGGCCTTGGACTCGACCCAGTATTTGATGTTTTCGTCGTAGCGGCCGTCGGATTTCACCCAGCCGAAGAAGAGGTTGATCCATTGGCGCAGGTTCTCGTCTTCATGACGGACGGCAAAGGCCAGGGGCTGCTTGGACATGATGTCGCCCACGAATTTCATGGAGTTCGGGGGGAAGGAGGCCATGCTGCCTGCGATGGAGGTGTTGTCGTTGACGGCCACGTCAGCCTTGCCTGCCATGAGGGCATTGAGGAGCATGGGGCCGCCGCCCTTGTATGATTTGATTTCAGCATTGGGGAAGAGGCGCTTGGCGTCCACTTCGCCGGTACCGCCGAGCAGTACGGCGACTTTCATGCCTTTCTTGTTGATCTGCTCCCAGCTGGTGATGGTGGAGTCGGCTTTGACCACGGCCACCGAGCCGGAGAAGTAGAAGGGATCGGAGAAAGAGACTTTGAGGGCGCGTTGCAGGTTGGCTGTCATGTCGGCAGCCAGCATGTCGGCTTTGCCGGACAGCAGGGCCGGAATCAGCCCGTCCCAATCGTAGTCCAGAAATTTGATTTCAACGCCCATTTCCTTGGCCATCAGGCGGCAGAATTCAACGGAAGAGCCGGTGCGCTCACCGTTTTTGTCCACAAAACTGAACGGGGGACACTGGGTCTGGACGGCGACGCGCAGTTCACCGCGCTTGACGATTTCAGCCAGGGAGTCGGCAGACGCTGTGGCTGCCATGGCCAGGAGCATGCAGAGCATGAGGGCCAGGCACGTAGTAAGACGTTTCATTATTCCTCCTCAAATGTTCAACGAAAAATCTGATCCGAAAAGTGATTCGTGGTCAGCACCATAGTAGGCGGATTCAGCCACGAAGAAGGCTAATGGAAGTAAAGGGGTTTTGCAAGAGCGGTGCAATTGTTTTCGGATGTGAGATCAAGGAATTCCGATAGATCCAAGGGAGGGAGCCGGAAGGCTCCCTATGCCGGGTCCACCAGAACGGCGACCACGTCCATGACATTGGTGCGGGTCGGGCCGGTCATGACCAGTGTGCCTGCATCGGCAAGGAACGCGTATGCGTTGTTGTCTTCGAGGTAGGTGCGGGCTGCTTGCGCCAAGGGGCCGGATCGGGCCACGGTGTCCGGGAAGGCCATGGCCCCCGCCGCATCGGTCGGGCCGTCTGTGCCGTCCGTTCCAAGACTCAGGATTGCCAGGCGTTCACCCATTTTACCCATTTGTGCAATCTCCACGGCGGCTGCCAGGGCCAGTTCCTGATTGCGTCCGCCCTTGCCCTTGCCCCGGATGGTGACCGTGGTTTCTCCTCCGGCCAGAAGGCAGACCGGTTCTCCTGATCCGTGTTGGCCTCGGCAGTATCCTTGGGCCAGCCGAACGAGCCGGGCGGCCACATCCCTGGCTTCCCCCTCCATGGCAGAGTCGACCACAACAGGGGTATAGCCCAGTTTCCTGGCCGCTTGGGCAGCGCCGTTCAGGGCCATGGCATTGCCTGCCACGATGACGTTGTGGACGCGGTCGAAACAGGAATCTCCGGCCTTGCGGGTCTCGGGCACAAGCCCTGCGCATCCGTCGTTGACCGCCTTGACCACTGCGTCCGGCATGTGGCCGCAGAGGCGATACTTGTCCAGGATGGTCCGGCAGTCGAGAAAGGAGGAGTCGTCCGGAGCGGTGGGGCCGGACCCGATAACGTCAAGATGGTCGCCGACCACGTCCGATATGATCAGGGTGATGACCGTGGACGGTTCCAGGGCCTTGGCGAAGTGGCCGCCCTTGAATCGGGAGAGATGCTTTCTTATGGCGTTGATCTCGTTGATCGTCGCTCCACACCCCAGCAGACTGCCCGTGGTTGCCTGCTTGTCGGCCAGGCTGACCGGTTGGCGCGGTGCAGGGATGATGGCGCTGGCTCCGCCGGACAGCAGGCAGAAGACCAGATCGTGCTTCGTGGTCTCTCGGGCCAGTTCGAGCATTCTCCTTGAGGCCAGTTCGCCGGCCCGGTCCGGCACCGGGTGTCCGGCCTCCATGACCACGGTCTTTTCCAGCTCCAGGCCGTGGCCGTATTTCGTGGCCACGATGCCGCGATGCAGCCGGTCGCCGAGGATGTCCTCCATGGTGTGGGCCATGGCAGCCGAGGCTTTTCCCGCGCCTGTCAGGAATATCCGGTCATGGGCTGAGAGGTCGTATGTACGTCCACCCACGGTCAGTTTATCGTCTTCCAGGGCCAGGGCGGCGCGCAGGGCCGGGGCGGGTGCCACTGCCTCCAGGGCCATTTCGACAATTTTCAGGAGGTGGGCCTTCTGTTTGGTATATGCGGTCATGTCGGTATGTAACGTCCCTGTAGCTGTCCCGGCCTGCTAACCATAGATTTCGGGATTGAGGCAGGTTTCCGGTTTTTGCCCCTTGAGCATGGCGATGAGGTTGCGTGCGGCCAGGGTGGCCATGTCCGTCCTCGATGAAGCGGTCGCGGAGCCGATGTGGGGGAGTACCACCACGTTGTCCAGTTGGGCGAGGCCCGGTGCCATGGCCGGTTCGTTCTCGAACACGTCCAGCCCCGCACCGGCGATTTCGCCTGCGCGAAGGGCGGCCACCAGGTCGTCTTCCTTGATGATCGGTCCCCGCGCCGTGTTTACAAGATAAGCGGTTTTTTTCATGCGTGAAAAAGCGCTCGCGTCGAACAGATGCCGGGTCTGCGGCGTCAGGGGGGTGTGGATGGAGATGAAGTCGGACTTGGTCAGCAGTTGGTCGAAGGAAACGAGCTTGGCGTTCATTTCCGATTCGAGCACGCCGTTTTTGCGGTTCGATGAACTGGTGTAGAGGACATTCATGCCGAATCCCCTGGACATCAGCGCCGTGGCCGTGCCGATGCGGCCCGCACCCACGATGCCGAGAGTCTTGCCGGAAATGTCGCCGCCGATGAATTGCATCGGTCCCCAACCCGTCCAGGAGCCGGAACGCATGATCCGGTCGGTCTCAGTCACGCGCCTGGCCACGCTGAAGATCAGTGCCCAGGCGCATTCGGCGGTGGCGTTGGTCAGCACGCCGGGCGTATTGGACACCGGCAGCCCGCGGCGCGTGGCCTCGGGTACGTCGATGTTGTCGAAACCCACGGCGTAGTTGGCGTACCCTTTGAGATTCGTGGCCGCGTCAAAGAATTCGGCGTCGATCCTGTCGGTCAAAAGACCCATGACGCCGTCGCATCCGGCGGCCTTTTCCAGGAGTTGCTTCCGGGGAAGCGGGGCGTCGACAGGGTTGATCTCCACGTCGGCCACGCGCCGGAGCAGGTCTATGCCCGCCTGCGGAATCCGCCGGGTGATGTAAATCTTGAATCTGTCCATGGATGACTCCTTGCAGTTGTCTTTAAGCATGAGTGGCAATGTGCCCGGAGTCAATGGGTCTCGGGTCTTCCTTGATCGGACCTCAATCAGACAGCGGACGAGACAGCCTATACTACTTGACGGAACGTGCAACGAAAAATCCCCTGCAAACGGTGTTTGCAGGGGATTTGACTATCGTGGTGCGCCCGGCACGATTCGAACGTGCGATCTTTCGGTTCGTAGCCGAATGCTCTATCCAGCTGAGCCACGGGCGCACAAAGGAAGAGTCTGTTTATGCCCATGTGCTTGGGACGTCAAGCGGTTTTTTCAGGAATTTTGCAATTTGGTTGTGAAAACATCGGTGAAACCGCAGCAGAGTTCGGCTGACCGGCCCAGGATTCTGATGAGTTCCGTGTCAGGATCTTCGGCCAGTGCGCGCATTTGCGGGTGCTTCAGCAGGTAGAGCTTGATAATGGCGTCCTCTGTCTGCTTTTTTTTGATGGGGGAGTTGACCCCCTGGATGACCAGGGCCACTTTTTCGTCGCGCCGGTCGATCAACATGCTCACATGAGGGCATATTTTGAGGTTCTTGTTCTTTTGCGTGGATTTTCGTGAAAGAAAATAGAACTTCATGGCCGCGTGGTCGGCAAAGAAATGCATCAGCGAATTGTGAGGCTGAATACCGTCGGTCGTGGCCAAAACGCAGATGTCCTCTGAAGTGATCAGGTCATCGATTATTTGCATTTTTTCGTTGCTCATGAAATGTCCATATCGCATCTTCGTTTCGATATCCATTATAAAGCAATCCCCGGAGTGGGCATGACGACCCTTGACGACAAGATCCGCAATAGCGAAGCCCAATTATCGAACCTGCTAGAACGAGCCGGGGCCGAGTCGGTGCGTGTGGCCTGGACCGGGGGCAAAGACTCCACAGTGGTCCTGTTCATATGGAAGATGCTTTTGGATCACGCAGGGTTGGGGAACGGCCGGGTCATCAACCTGGATACGGGCTGCAAATTCCCCGAGGTGCTGGCCTTCCGCGACCGGCTGACGGGAGAGTGGGGTTTGGAGCTTTTCGTGGCCCGTCCGGCTGTGGCCCTGGAAGGCTATCCCTTGGCCCGGGACACTCTGGCCTGTTGCCTGGAACTCAAGGTGAAGCCGTTGCAGGCGGCCATTGCCGCCACGGGGACCACGCATCTGTTGACCGGCATTCGCCGGGACGAGCACCCGGACAGAGCGGACAGACAAGCCCAGGAGAAGCGCCTGACGCCGCCGCATGTCCTGGTCAATCCCATCCTCGACTGGACCGAGACCGACATATGGGCCTTCCACGCCCGGTTCGACCTGCCGCATTGTGAACTCTACGACCGGGGGTATCGCTCCCTCGGTTGCCGTCCCTGCACGGCACGGCCGGAGAAGGGCGGTCCCGAACGGTCGGGCCGCGACCGGAACAAGGAACAAATGCTCCGCTCCCTGACCAGTCTCGGCTATTTTTGATCCGCACGTTCGCGAACAACAACGGACTTCGAAAGTAACCCTCGGGTTAATTGCACTTTTTTTCACAAATTTTCCCCACCCGAATGGTGGGGAAATGGTGTCGCCAATGGATCTTTGTGCTAAATCGTGAGTAAAGCTAAACAGTTGGACAGGGCAGAGAGATAGGCCCAAAAGTCGGTTTCTGTCTTGACCTGAGGGTTAACTTCACCTAAGGACACATGTTTACTAGGCTAAGGGTAAAGTGCATTCGCATTGTGGAATCCGGTCGGAGGTGTTTCCGGAATCCACATGTCTGCTGTACTCGTTCATCATCTATTGAAACGAGGTCTTCATGTCGAATCTGTTACTGCTTCTCATCCTTCTGCCAGCCGTTGCCGCGCTGGTCTGCTATTTCGTCCGGTCTTCGGCCGCACGGAAGCTGACCGTGCTCGGAACCGGCGTGGTCCTGACGCTTGCGTCTCTGGGCCTGCTCGGGCAGGGGACCTTTGAGCCGATTGCGGTCGGTTCATTCCTTGGCATCAGCAGCGACTTCCTGGTCACCATCCTGGATTTCGCACTGTTGGGCGTCATTTTTTATTATGGTATCAAACACAAGAGCATCCTGATTCAGGGTTTCACCCTGGCCCAGGCCGTTCTGCTCGTGTGGTTTGAGTTGGTCATGGTCGAACATGAGGCGGTTCCCGCGCTCATGGGCGACCAACTGTCCTTGATCATGGTCCTGGTGATCTCCATCATCGGCTCGCTGATCTGCATCTTCGCCATTCCCTATATGAAGGAACACGAAGAGCACCTGCACCTGAAAACCTCGCGTCAGCCGCGCTTCTTCTTCTACCTGGTGCTGTTCCTGGGAGCGATGAACGGTCTGGTGCTGTCCAACAACATTCTGTGGATGTACTTCTTCTTTGAAGTGACCACCTTCTGTTCGTTCATGCTCATCGGTCACGACGGCACCGAGGTCGCCACCAAGAATTCCGTTCGCGCCTTGTGGATGAACGCGTTCGGTGGCCTGGCCTTCGTGCTTGGCATGATGCTGGTCTACATGCAGACCGGCACCCTGAACATCTCGGCCATCCTGGCCGCCGGTCCTGCCGGTGCGCTCATGGTCACCGGCGTGGGCTTCCTCTGTCTGGCCGGGTTCACCAAGGCCGCCCAGGTTCCGTTCCAGAGCTGGCTGCTCGGCGCCATGGTCGCTCCGACCCCGGTTTCCGCGCTCCTGCATTCCTCCACCATGGTCAAGGCCGGTGTCTTCGTGGTCCTGAGGTTTGCGCCCGCATATGCAGGCACCTTCCTGTCCACGGGCGTGGCCATCTGCGGTGCGTTCACCTTCCTGGCCTGCGCCGCACTGGGAGTGGGACAGTCCAACGGCAAGAAGATCCTGGCGTACTCCACCGTGGCCAACCTCGGCCTGATCATCTGCTGCGCGGGCATCAACACTCCGTTGGCCCTGACGGCCGCGGTCATGCTGATCCTGTTCCACGCCATCTCCAAGTCCCTGCTCTTCCTGTGCGTCGGCACCATCGAGCAGGCCATCGGCTCCCGCGACATCGAAGACATGCGCGGACTGTATGCCAAGCATCCCCGGACCGCCCTGATCACCATCATCGGCATCCTGACCATGATGCTGCCTCCGTTCGGCGTGCTGCTCGGCAAGTGGATGGCCATTGAGGCCGCTGCCGACAGCAACATCTTCGTCATCGTCATGCTGGCCATGGGTTCCGCAATGATGGTCGTCTATCTGGCCCGTTGGGCCGGTTCGATGATGGGTACCCGCGAGGAGGGCGCAAGGCCTGAAACGCAGCCCCTGCTGACCCGGCTGCCGCTGACCTTGCTCTGTCTCGGCGCAGTGGTCCTGTCCGTGGCTTCCCCCTGGATATACAACTCCATGCTGGCCCCCTGGCTCGGTTCGACTCCCTTTGTTGTCGGCTTCGGCTCCCTTGAATCCGTGCACGGAACATTCATCGTGGTGCCGCTCTTCCTGGTCCTCGGCCTGGGGCTGCTCTATGCGGTCAAGGCCGCTTCCGGCTACCGCAAGGTCAAGATCGTGCCTCCCTACCTGGGTGGAGCCAATGCGACCACTGACGGCACCTACATCGGTCCCATGAACGGCGAAGTGCCGTTTGCCGCCAGCAACATGTATCTGGGCGAGCTGTTTGCAGAAGGCAAGCTCACCTCCATCTTCAACGCACTGGCGGTCGCTTTGATCGTCCTCATGCTGGGAGGGGCGCTCTAATGGAAACGCTTATTCTTGTTATCATAGGACTGTTGGTCGCGCCCCTTGTCGGCGGCCTTATCGCCGGTCTGGATCGTCGCGTCACCGCCTGGTTCCAGTCCCGTCAGGGTCCCCCGATCATGCAGGCCTTCTATGACGTGGCCAAGCTGTTCGGCAAAGAGAAAATGGTCGTCAACCAGTGGCAGATCCTCTGCGCCTGGGTGTATCTGATCGCAGCGGCCACCTCGGTCGCGCTGTTCTTTGCCCAGGGCGACCTGCTCCTCGTCTTCTTCGTGCAGGCCATCGGCGCGGTCTTCCTGGTCATGGGCGCCATGGCTGCCAAGTCTCCCTATTCCCAGGTGGGCGCACAGCGCGAACTCCTGCAGATCCTGGCCTACGAGCCGGTTCTGATCCTGGTTTTCGTCGGCTTCTACATGGTCACCGGGAGTTTCTCCATCGATGCCATATGGGCGCAGGACATCCCGCTGCTGGCAAAGATGCCGCTTCTCTATCTGGCCCTGGGCTACGCCCTGACCATCAAGCTGCGCAAGTCGCCGTTTGATTTCTCCACTTCCCATCACGGACATCAGGAACTGGTCAAGGGCGTGCTCACCGAGTATTCCGGCCCCTACCTGGCCCTGATCGAGATCGCCCACTGGTACGAGACCATACTGGTGCTCGGCGTGTGCGCGTTGTTCTGGCACACCAACGTGGCCTGGATGGCCGTGCTGCTGCTGGCCACCTACATGCTCGAAATCCTGGTGGACAACACCATGGCCCGCATGACCTGGCGCTGGATGCTCAAACGCGTCTGGGTGCTCGGCATGGGCCTGTCCGTCGTCAACCTCATCTGGCTGTACGCGAGGTAAATCATGTTCGGATCATTCATCAAGAAATCTCGCGCCAAGTCTCCGTGGATCATGCATTTCGACTGCGGTAGCTGCAACGGCTGCGATATCGAGGTACTGGCCTGCCTGACTCCCCTTTACGATGTG from Pseudodesulfovibrio sp. S3 includes the following:
- a CDS encoding amino acid ABC transporter permease encodes the protein MWGFYFDQLMNSMPMFYKGMGMTVAVSALSLVGGTVIGTIAGILRSNRGTFLSRILSLYVDFMRGTPFLVQLFIIFFILPEFGLQMEAFTAAVVSLTIYAGSYICEIVSAAIQAVPPGQEEACRSLGHTRSQAMRLVILPQALRMALPALVGQYVLLIKDSSIVSVIGLTDITRAGWLTVQRVPEGIMVFGLVGLLYFAVCYPLIQLSNILEKKFSTGDMKL
- a CDS encoding amino acid ABC transporter permease, with amino-acid sequence MLEYFNFRIIWEYMPLFMDGLYQTVWISLVGIIGSLIVGMIACSCRISGIRILSAPAVVFIEVIRSTPLLAQLYFLYFGLPSLGIQVSELTTGIVALSVNSGAYVAEILRAGIKGIPGGQVEAAMGQGFNVYQRFFYILLPQALANTLPTMLGQAIVLVKDSAVLSLISVMELTRAGQILNSERFMPSEAFLTVAALYLLVYYVLKGLSKFYQMRMMRFRSA
- a CDS encoding ABC transporter substrate-binding protein; translation: MKRLTTCLALMLCMLLAMAATASADSLAEIVKRGELRVAVQTQCPPFSFVDKNGERTGSSVEFCRLMAKEMGVEIKFLDYDWDGLIPALLSGKADMLAADMTANLQRALKVSFSDPFYFSGSVAVVKADSTITSWEQINKKGMKVAVLLGGTGEVDAKRLFPNAEIKSYKGGGPMLLNALMAGKADVAVNDNTSIAGSMASFPPNSMKFVGDIMSKQPLAFAVRHEDENLRQWINLFFGWVKSDGRYDENIKYWVESKAWEKDH
- a CDS encoding glycerate kinase; protein product: MTAYTKQKAHLLKIVEMALEAVAPAPALRAALALEDDKLTVGGRTYDLSAHDRIFLTGAGKASAAMAHTMEDILGDRLHRGIVATKYGHGLELEKTVVMEAGHPVPDRAGELASRRMLELARETTKHDLVFCLLSGGASAIIPAPRQPVSLADKQATTGSLLGCGATINEINAIRKHLSRFKGGHFAKALEPSTVITLIISDVVGDHLDVIGSGPTAPDDSSFLDCRTILDKYRLCGHMPDAVVKAVNDGCAGLVPETRKAGDSCFDRVHNVIVAGNAMALNGAAQAARKLGYTPVVVDSAMEGEARDVAARLVRLAQGYCRGQHGSGEPVCLLAGGETTVTIRGKGKGGRNQELALAAAVEIAQMGKMGERLAILSLGTDGTDGPTDAAGAMAFPDTVARSGPLAQAARTYLEDNNAYAFLADAGTLVMTGPTRTNVMDVVAVLVDPA
- a CDS encoding D-glycerate dehydrogenase; the protein is MDRFKIYITRRIPQAGIDLLRRVADVEINPVDAPLPRKQLLEKAAGCDGVMGLLTDRIDAEFFDAATNLKGYANYAVGFDNIDVPEATRRGLPVSNTPGVLTNATAECAWALIFSVARRVTETDRIMRSGSWTGWGPMQFIGGDISGKTLGIVGAGRIGTATALMSRGFGMNVLYTSSSNRKNGVLESEMNAKLVSFDQLLTKSDFISIHTPLTPQTRHLFDASAFSRMKKTAYLVNTARGPIIKEDDLVAALRAGEIAGAGLDVFENEPAMAPGLAQLDNVVVLPHIGSATASSRTDMATLAARNLIAMLKGQKPETCLNPEIYG
- a CDS encoding pyridoxamine 5'-phosphate oxidase family protein, with translation MSNEKMQIIDDLITSEDICVLATTDGIQPHNSLMHFFADHAAMKFYFLSRKSTQKNKNLKICPHVSMLIDRRDEKVALVIQGVNSPIKKKQTEDAIIKLYLLKHPQMRALAEDPDTELIRILGRSAELCCGFTDVFTTKLQNS
- a CDS encoding phosphoadenosine phosphosulfate reductase family protein — protein: MTTLDDKIRNSEAQLSNLLERAGAESVRVAWTGGKDSTVVLFIWKMLLDHAGLGNGRVINLDTGCKFPEVLAFRDRLTGEWGLELFVARPAVALEGYPLARDTLACCLELKVKPLQAAIAATGTTHLLTGIRRDEHPDRADRQAQEKRLTPPHVLVNPILDWTETDIWAFHARFDLPHCELYDRGYRSLGCRPCTARPEKGGPERSGRDRNKEQMLRSLTSLGYF
- a CDS encoding proton-conducting transporter membrane subunit yields the protein MSNLLLLLILLPAVAALVCYFVRSSAARKLTVLGTGVVLTLASLGLLGQGTFEPIAVGSFLGISSDFLVTILDFALLGVIFYYGIKHKSILIQGFTLAQAVLLVWFELVMVEHEAVPALMGDQLSLIMVLVISIIGSLICIFAIPYMKEHEEHLHLKTSRQPRFFFYLVLFLGAMNGLVLSNNILWMYFFFEVTTFCSFMLIGHDGTEVATKNSVRALWMNAFGGLAFVLGMMLVYMQTGTLNISAILAAGPAGALMVTGVGFLCLAGFTKAAQVPFQSWLLGAMVAPTPVSALLHSSTMVKAGVFVVLRFAPAYAGTFLSTGVAICGAFTFLACAALGVGQSNGKKILAYSTVANLGLIICCAGINTPLALTAAVMLILFHAISKSLLFLCVGTIEQAIGSRDIEDMRGLYAKHPRTALITIIGILTMMLPPFGVLLGKWMAIEAAADSNIFVIVMLAMGSAMMVVYLARWAGSMMGTREEGARPETQPLLTRLPLTLLCLGAVVLSVASPWIYNSMLAPWLGSTPFVVGFGSLESVHGTFIVVPLFLVLGLGLLYAVKAASGYRKVKIVPPYLGGANATTDGTYIGPMNGEVPFAASNMYLGELFAEGKLTSIFNALAVALIVLMLGGAL
- a CDS encoding complex I subunit 1 family protein, with product METLILVIIGLLVAPLVGGLIAGLDRRVTAWFQSRQGPPIMQAFYDVAKLFGKEKMVVNQWQILCAWVYLIAAATSVALFFAQGDLLLVFFVQAIGAVFLVMGAMAAKSPYSQVGAQRELLQILAYEPVLILVFVGFYMVTGSFSIDAIWAQDIPLLAKMPLLYLALGYALTIKLRKSPFDFSTSHHGHQELVKGVLTEYSGPYLALIEIAHWYETILVLGVCALFWHTNVAWMAVLLLATYMLEILVDNTMARMTWRWMLKRVWVLGMGLSVVNLIWLYAR